A single genomic interval of Methyloceanibacter caenitepidi harbors:
- a CDS encoding Hsp33 family molecular chaperone, producing MSETAATEAIDFAVPADDVVLPFQAEQADVLGRLVKLGSTVDTILSRHDYPEPVSRLLAEAVALTAMLGASLKSDGKLILQASTDGAVDLLVVDFVVPGSMRAYARFDAEKLAALDHSDDAALLGKGHLAMTIDRGVDAERYQGVVPLEGSSLAEAADTYFKQSEQLPSFLRLAVARHFQAADNGEGTWTWRAGGLLVQKLTREGGIVSPKRFEEDWTRAKSLAETVEDHELLDPTLPPERLLFRLFHEEQVRVYHAIELTTYCSCSRERVGEMLQRFSGEELSDMVVDGRLWVNCEFCNARYDFDPKDFGAA from the coding sequence GTGAGCGAAACCGCCGCCACCGAGGCGATCGACTTTGCGGTGCCCGCGGATGACGTCGTGCTGCCGTTCCAGGCCGAGCAAGCGGATGTTCTAGGCCGTCTCGTCAAACTCGGATCCACCGTCGACACGATCCTGTCCCGGCACGACTATCCGGAGCCCGTCTCACGCTTGCTGGCCGAAGCCGTGGCGCTGACGGCGATGCTGGGGGCTTCGCTCAAGTCCGATGGCAAGCTGATCCTGCAGGCCTCTACAGACGGCGCTGTCGATTTGCTCGTGGTCGACTTCGTGGTCCCCGGCTCGATGCGAGCTTATGCCCGGTTCGATGCTGAGAAGCTCGCGGCCCTCGATCACAGCGACGACGCGGCGCTGCTGGGCAAGGGCCACCTCGCAATGACCATCGATCGAGGTGTGGACGCCGAGCGCTATCAGGGCGTCGTGCCCCTGGAAGGCAGCAGCCTCGCCGAGGCCGCGGACACCTATTTCAAGCAGTCCGAGCAATTGCCGAGCTTCCTGCGGCTCGCCGTGGCGCGGCATTTCCAAGCCGCAGACAACGGCGAGGGGACGTGGACCTGGCGGGCCGGCGGGCTGCTCGTCCAGAAGCTGACCCGCGAAGGCGGCATCGTCAGTCCCAAACGGTTCGAGGAAGATTGGACCCGGGCCAAAAGCCTCGCGGAAACCGTCGAGGATCATGAGCTCCTCGATCCGACGCTGCCGCCCGAACGGCTCCTGTTCCGACTCTTCCACGAAGAACAGGTACGCGTCTATCACGCCATCGAGTTGACGACCTATTGCAGCTGTTCGCGCGAGCGCGTCGGCGAAATGCTGCAGCGGTTTTCCGGCGAAGAACTCTCGGACATGGTGGTCGACGGCCGGCTCTGGGTGAACTGCGAGTTCTGCAACGCCCGCTACGACTTCGACCCGAAAGATTTCGGCGCCGCGTAG
- the argE gene encoding acetylornithine deacetylase, translating to MPTPTSTQDAIGLLAKLIAFDTTSAKSNLDLIAFVREYLDGYGIASTLVPDGDGKKACLFATIGEGEGGVGLSGHSDCVPVIGQSWTSDPFTLTERDGKLYGRGTCDMKGFIACVLAAVPLFKSAPLSEPIHILISYDEEVGCVGVRPMIARLGEDLPRPRVVIVGEPTGMQVIDGHKCIDVFRTTVTGKEAHSSMPVIGVNAISAASKLVEEIDRMAAEVAASESDPHFDPPYSTVMVAMVDGGTAPNIVPRNCDVLWQLRGLPGSKAKDSPERLEAFAERTLLPGMRAVAPDASIDTKTETSVPAFSAGPDSEAVSLAMTLTGANRASGVSYATEAGLFQDAGCPAVVCGPGDIAQAHAADEFVAISQMEDCLTFLAKLIDRMSA from the coding sequence ATGCCGACACCGACAAGCACTCAGGACGCAATCGGGCTTCTCGCAAAGCTCATCGCTTTCGATACGACGAGTGCGAAATCGAACCTCGATCTGATCGCCTTCGTGCGGGAGTACCTGGATGGGTACGGGATCGCCTCGACCTTGGTGCCGGACGGCGACGGCAAGAAGGCTTGCCTTTTTGCCACCATTGGTGAAGGCGAAGGCGGCGTCGGGCTTTCGGGCCATAGTGACTGCGTGCCAGTGATTGGGCAGTCCTGGACGTCCGATCCGTTCACGCTCACCGAGCGCGACGGCAAGCTCTATGGCCGGGGCACATGCGACATGAAGGGGTTCATCGCCTGCGTGCTCGCCGCCGTGCCCCTGTTCAAGTCCGCGCCGCTATCTGAGCCTATCCATATCCTCATTTCCTATGACGAGGAGGTGGGCTGTGTCGGCGTCCGGCCGATGATCGCCCGGCTTGGCGAGGACTTGCCGCGGCCCCGGGTCGTAATTGTCGGGGAGCCCACCGGCATGCAGGTCATCGACGGCCACAAGTGCATCGATGTGTTCCGCACCACCGTGACCGGCAAGGAAGCGCATTCGAGCATGCCCGTGATCGGCGTGAATGCGATCTCCGCCGCTTCCAAGCTCGTCGAAGAAATCGACCGCATGGCTGCCGAGGTCGCTGCGTCCGAGAGCGATCCGCATTTCGATCCGCCCTATTCCACGGTGATGGTGGCTATGGTCGACGGCGGCACGGCGCCGAACATCGTGCCGCGCAATTGCGACGTGCTGTGGCAGCTTCGCGGGTTGCCCGGCAGCAAGGCCAAGGACTCGCCCGAACGGCTCGAGGCTTTCGCGGAAAGAACGCTGCTGCCCGGCATGCGCGCTGTCGCGCCGGATGCGTCAATCGATACGAAAACCGAAACGTCCGTGCCCGCGTTCTCGGCCGGTCCTGACTCCGAAGCCGTATCGTTGGCGATGACGCTGACCGGCGCCAACCGGGCCTCCGGCGTGTCCTATGCCACGGAGGCCGGGCTCTTCCAGGACGCCGGTTGTCCCGCGGTCGTATGTGGGCCCGGCGACATCGCGCAGGCGCACGCGGCGGATGAGTTCGTCGCGATCTCACAGATGGAGGATTGCCTCACGTTCCTTGCGAAGCTGATAGACCGGATGAGCGCGTAG
- a CDS encoding 2'-deoxycytidine 5'-triphosphate deaminase, which yields MSQPDPVFDAPSGEAAPTGAADGASRALSRTGVLPSQALRALIAAGEVGGSTPIEEAQIQPASLDLRLGEVAYRIRASFLPGTKATVRDKLEGLTFHEIDLTKGAVLEAGCVYLVPLQEHLALRPTIAAFANPKSSTGRLDVFTRLIADYQESFDYVGEGYRGPLFAEICPRTFSVKVRTGTRLNQIRFRRRVSQQADEAPGRIGDKHLRAIHSDVGLVEGEAAIRDGLNLRISLAPVEPGGIVGYRARRYAGVIDMDNVGGYDVGQYWEAVYLGSDQRLVLDPQEFYILASKESVSVPPEYVAEMAPFDPMIGEYRVHYAGFFDPGFGYAAGKVPGAKAVLEVRSLDIPFIVEDGQIVGRLVYDRLTEIPETLYGQGIGSHYQAQGLKLSKHFRQP from the coding sequence ATGAGCCAGCCCGACCCAGTTTTTGACGCGCCCTCCGGGGAGGCGGCCCCCACAGGCGCCGCAGACGGAGCGAGCCGTGCCCTGTCCCGGACCGGCGTCCTTCCGAGTCAGGCGCTCCGCGCTCTCATCGCCGCAGGTGAAGTCGGCGGGTCGACCCCAATTGAAGAAGCCCAGATTCAGCCCGCCAGTCTCGATCTTCGATTGGGCGAGGTGGCCTATCGCATCCGGGCGAGCTTTCTGCCCGGCACCAAGGCGACGGTTCGCGACAAGCTCGAAGGTCTCACCTTCCACGAGATCGATCTGACCAAGGGGGCCGTGCTCGAAGCAGGCTGCGTCTATCTCGTTCCCCTCCAAGAGCACCTCGCGCTGCGTCCGACCATCGCGGCATTTGCGAACCCTAAGAGTTCCACGGGCAGGCTCGACGTGTTCACCCGGCTGATCGCCGACTATCAAGAAAGCTTCGACTACGTGGGAGAGGGCTATCGGGGTCCGCTCTTCGCGGAGATCTGCCCCCGGACCTTCTCCGTCAAAGTGCGCACGGGCACGCGCCTCAATCAGATCCGTTTCCGCCGCCGAGTCAGTCAGCAGGCGGACGAAGCGCCCGGCAGGATCGGCGACAAGCACTTGCGGGCCATCCACTCCGATGTGGGGCTTGTCGAGGGCGAGGCCGCCATCCGCGATGGACTCAATCTCCGCATCAGCCTCGCGCCGGTCGAGCCGGGCGGTATCGTAGGCTATCGCGCCCGGCGCTATGCGGGCGTGATCGATATGGACAATGTCGGCGGCTACGACGTCGGGCAATACTGGGAGGCAGTTTATCTCGGCAGCGACCAGCGCCTCGTTCTGGACCCGCAGGAATTCTACATCCTTGCGTCCAAGGAAAGCGTGTCGGTGCCGCCGGAATATGTGGCGGAGATGGCCCCGTTCGACCCGATGATCGGCGAGTATCGGGTGCATTACGCCGGCTTCTTCGATCCGGGTTTCGGCTACGCGGCCGGCAAGGTGCCGGGTGCCAAGGCGGTGCTCGAAGTCCGCAGTCTCGATATCCCGTTCATCGTGGAGGACGGTCAGATCGTGGGCCGGCTCGTCTATGACCGGCTCACTGAAATCCCCGAGACCCTTTACGGCCAGGGCATCGGCTCGCATTATCAGGCGCAAGGGTTGAAGCTGTCGAAGCATTTTCGTCAGCCTTAG
- a CDS encoding DJ-1/PfpI family protein — protein sequence MIPEGRIPDDQPLEIGSLLFEGLDQIDLTGPFEVFARLPNTTTRLYGLTDAPVTDVGGLRLTPDGSVLDAPQLDVLHIPGGGGQEALMRDEALLHWIRRQAEGAKILFSVCTGALICGAAGLLKGRKATTYWTVQHLLPLFGATPVDARVVVDGNLVCAGGVTSGIDGALRVAAILRGDEAAKTIQLAMQYAPDPPFDAGSPDTAPEAAVSAVRNATAGLTARREQTARDVARRLGVSVPTDG from the coding sequence ATGATCCCGGAAGGCCGGATTCCAGACGATCAGCCCCTCGAGATCGGCTCGTTGCTGTTCGAGGGGCTGGACCAGATCGACCTCACGGGCCCTTTCGAGGTGTTTGCCCGTCTGCCCAACACCACCACCCGCCTCTATGGCCTGACGGACGCGCCGGTAACGGACGTGGGCGGCTTGCGGCTCACGCCTGACGGATCGGTCCTGGATGCGCCCCAGCTGGACGTGCTGCACATTCCGGGCGGCGGGGGCCAGGAAGCCCTCATGCGGGATGAGGCCCTGCTCCATTGGATCCGCCGCCAGGCGGAAGGGGCGAAAATCCTGTTCTCGGTTTGCACGGGCGCGCTGATCTGCGGGGCTGCGGGTCTCTTGAAAGGGCGCAAGGCCACGACCTATTGGACAGTCCAGCATCTGCTGCCTTTGTTCGGCGCGACGCCGGTGGATGCCCGTGTGGTCGTGGACGGCAATCTGGTCTGCGCGGGCGGCGTCACGTCTGGGATCGACGGGGCGTTGCGCGTCGCCGCGATACTGCGGGGAGATGAGGCCGCGAAGACAATCCAGCTCGCCATGCAGTATGCGCCGGATCCGCCGTTCGACGCCGGCAGTCCCGATACTGCGCCGGAAGCCGCCGTTTCGGCCGTTCGAAATGCGACCGCCGGACTGACCGCGCGGCGGGAACAGACGGCGCGGGACGTGGCCCGCCGGCTCGGCGTATCCGTGCCGACGGACGGGTAA
- a CDS encoding alanine/glycine:cation symporter family protein, translated as METLTAAITWLSGIVWGVPMLVLLLGVGLYLTFGLNLRTIRNMPLAFWMLWRGRVAEGKGDITPFNALMTALAATIGTGNIAGVAAAIFIGGPGAVFWMWMTALVGMATKFAEAVLAVRYREVDEDGNYVGGPMYYIKNGMGARWAWLGTCFALFAGFAGFGIGNMVQANSVADALEAAFGMPFWATGVLLALLTGLVLVGGIHRIGAVAGKLVPFMAISYIVAGTAVLILHADAIPGAFGLILTHAFSPIAATGGFAGAAVWAAIRFGVARGVFSNEAGLGSAPIAHAAAECKGPVSQGLVAMLGTFIDTLIVCTFTALVILSTGAWTSGETGAELTSLAFETGLPGIGSLITSLALAVFAFTTLVGWSYYSERAWQYLLGVKSIVPFRVIWSLAPIVGATMKLSFIWLLADVLNAMMAIPNLIALAVLSPVVFAAAREFFATRGKSEDNPF; from the coding sequence ATGGAGACGCTGACGGCAGCCATCACGTGGCTGAGCGGGATCGTTTGGGGCGTGCCGATGCTGGTGCTCCTGCTGGGCGTCGGCCTCTATCTGACCTTTGGCCTGAATCTCCGCACGATCAGGAATATGCCGCTCGCCTTTTGGATGCTGTGGCGTGGCCGCGTGGCCGAAGGCAAGGGCGATATCACGCCGTTCAATGCCTTGATGACCGCTCTTGCGGCGACCATCGGCACAGGCAACATCGCCGGCGTCGCCGCGGCGATTTTCATCGGTGGACCGGGCGCGGTGTTCTGGATGTGGATGACGGCCCTTGTCGGGATGGCCACCAAGTTCGCCGAGGCCGTGCTGGCCGTGCGCTACCGCGAGGTCGACGAGGACGGCAACTATGTCGGCGGTCCCATGTATTACATCAAGAACGGCATGGGCGCTCGCTGGGCTTGGCTCGGCACCTGCTTTGCCTTGTTTGCGGGCTTTGCCGGGTTTGGCATCGGCAACATGGTCCAGGCCAACTCCGTGGCGGACGCGCTCGAAGCGGCGTTCGGCATGCCCTTTTGGGCGACGGGCGTGTTGCTCGCTCTTCTCACGGGCCTCGTCCTGGTAGGCGGCATTCACCGCATCGGTGCCGTCGCCGGAAAGCTCGTGCCGTTCATGGCTATCAGCTATATCGTCGCCGGCACCGCCGTGTTGATCCTCCATGCCGACGCGATTCCCGGAGCCTTCGGCCTCATACTGACCCACGCCTTCTCGCCGATCGCCGCGACCGGCGGTTTCGCCGGCGCTGCTGTATGGGCGGCGATCCGCTTCGGCGTGGCACGGGGCGTGTTCTCCAACGAGGCCGGGCTCGGTTCCGCGCCGATCGCGCACGCCGCGGCCGAGTGCAAGGGGCCTGTCAGTCAGGGCCTTGTCGCTATGCTCGGCACCTTCATCGATACGCTTATCGTCTGCACGTTCACCGCGCTGGTGATCCTGAGCACCGGCGCTTGGACCAGCGGCGAGACCGGAGCGGAGTTGACCTCGCTTGCCTTCGAGACCGGGCTGCCCGGAATCGGCAGTCTGATCACGTCGCTCGCTCTTGCCGTCTTCGCCTTCACCACTTTGGTCGGCTGGAGCTACTACAGCGAGCGCGCTTGGCAATATCTGCTTGGCGTGAAATCCATCGTGCCCTTCCGGGTTATCTGGTCGTTGGCTCCCATCGTAGGCGCCACGATGAAGCTGAGCTTCATTTGGCTGCTTGCTGACGTGCTGAACGCCATGATGGCGATCCCGAATTTGATCGCGTTGGCCGTGCTCAGCCCCGTGGTGTTTGCCGCGGCGCGGGAGTTCTTCGCCACGCGCGGCAAGTCCGAAGACAATCCCTTTTAG
- a CDS encoding helix-turn-helix domain-containing protein, which translates to MGKKSPQQTDVVVGHNIRFWRLERKMSQTDLANLLGLTFQQIQKYENGANRVGASRLMQIATALDVPIHAFFDGAGPQTDETESPIKFVGDQQALRLVRAFADIDDAALRRSVVNLVEGIAGSQPEENGAK; encoded by the coding sequence ATGGGAAAGAAATCGCCGCAACAGACAGATGTGGTAGTTGGACACAACATCCGTTTTTGGCGGTTAGAGCGGAAGATGTCACAGACCGATCTTGCCAACCTTCTTGGTCTGACCTTCCAGCAAATTCAGAAGTACGAAAACGGTGCAAATCGCGTAGGTGCGAGCCGGCTCATGCAGATCGCCACAGCTCTCGATGTGCCGATCCACGCCTTCTTTGACGGAGCAGGCCCACAGACGGATGAAACAGAGTCGCCCATCAAGTTCGTCGGCGATCAACAGGCTCTACGCCTTGTCCGCGCTTTCGCCGATATCGACGACGCAGCGCTGCGACGCTCGGTCGTGAACCTCGTGGAAGGTATCGCGGGCAGCCAGCCTGAAGAGAACGGCGCCAAGTAG
- a CDS encoding phytanoyl-CoA dioxygenase family protein, with amino-acid sequence MSHHITRAVTQDEIAAYKQAGVVLLKGILSLASVNSLRRSIDLTVNKLDDSPSGYDFTKILKATADNDFDQLRAMSDGQYDLEAIMDYVKSTGKPLLADEGSEARQGAYFIDTGVAARLDSYRQLCTHGALPEIAGQLLQSGTVRFFGDQVFVKEPNTPGKTAFHQDATYFEIEGEQCCVMWVPADPVTLETGAMMYVRGSHRDGTLYKPNVFISQAPLPGSEGADLPDIENNLDDYDIVHFDVEPGDVLVHHYRTIHGTGGNQSRYQVRRAASIRYCGDDIRFKERPWAPAQLHHTSRLKTGDPLSGPDFPIVWESSPGDPMVMDAGAGTAADQLAGTHAA; translated from the coding sequence ATGTCACACCACATCACACGAGCGGTGACGCAAGACGAAATTGCAGCCTACAAGCAGGCCGGGGTGGTTCTTCTAAAGGGCATTCTCAGCCTCGCGTCGGTCAATAGCTTGAGACGTTCCATCGATCTCACGGTGAACAAGCTCGACGATAGCCCGAGCGGATACGACTTCACCAAAATCCTGAAGGCCACGGCCGACAACGACTTCGATCAGCTCCGCGCCATGAGCGACGGTCAGTACGACCTCGAGGCGATCATGGATTACGTCAAATCGACCGGGAAGCCGCTTCTGGCCGATGAGGGTTCCGAAGCGCGCCAGGGGGCGTACTTCATCGATACTGGCGTCGCCGCGCGGCTCGACAGCTATCGCCAGCTTTGTACGCACGGCGCGCTGCCGGAGATCGCGGGACAGTTGCTGCAATCGGGCACGGTCCGGTTCTTCGGCGATCAGGTCTTTGTCAAGGAGCCCAACACGCCTGGCAAGACCGCCTTTCATCAGGATGCGACCTATTTCGAGATCGAAGGCGAGCAATGTTGCGTCATGTGGGTTCCCGCCGATCCGGTCACCTTGGAGACAGGCGCGATGATGTATGTGCGCGGCTCGCACCGCGACGGCACGCTCTACAAACCCAATGTCTTTATCTCGCAGGCGCCGCTGCCGGGATCGGAAGGCGCGGATCTGCCAGACATCGAGAACAATTTGGACGACTACGACATCGTCCACTTCGACGTGGAACCGGGCGATGTCCTTGTCCATCATTACCGGACCATCCACGGCACGGGCGGAAACCAAAGCCGCTACCAGGTCCGCCGGGCCGCGTCGATCCGCTACTGCGGTGACGACATTCGTTTCAAGGAACGTCCCTGGGCGCCGGCTCAGCTGCATCACACCAGCCGGCTGAAGACGGGCGATCCGCTAAGCGGTCCGGACTTCCCGATCGTCTGGGAGAGCAGCCCCGGCGATCCGATGGTTATGGACGCGGGAGCCGGAACGGCTGCGGATCAACTAGCCGGGACCCACGCGGCGTGA
- a CDS encoding O-succinylhomoserine sulfhydrylase, with protein sequence MAGKNKSRDRWRPATQLVHEGTLRSQFGETSEAVFLNSGYVYENAEEAEARFKGETDGYVYSRYANPTVSMFEQRMCALEGAEAARGTASGMAAVAASLLCQLKAGDHVVASRALFGSCLYIVEDLLPRYGITSTLVDGGNLGGWEAAVTPNTKAFFFETPTNPVLDLVDIGAVAKIAKGCGALTIVDNVFATPLGQKPLALGADIVVYSATKHIDGQGRCLGGVVLGPQEFIDETLHTFLKHTGPSLSPFNAWVLLKGLETLPLRVARHCESAARIADFLADNPAVTRVHYPGRADHPQHDIAKKQMAFGGPLVALEVGSRKEDAFAVLNALEIVRISNNLGDAKSLATHPATTTHQRLSPEARAELGIFDNTIRISIGLEDAGDLEADLEQALATLT encoded by the coding sequence ATGGCCGGGAAGAACAAGAGCCGCGATCGTTGGCGTCCCGCCACGCAGCTGGTGCACGAGGGAACGCTGCGCAGCCAGTTTGGCGAGACTTCGGAAGCGGTCTTCCTCAACTCGGGCTATGTCTACGAGAACGCCGAGGAAGCCGAGGCACGGTTCAAGGGCGAGACGGACGGCTATGTCTACAGCCGCTACGCGAACCCGACCGTCTCCATGTTCGAGCAACGCATGTGCGCCCTGGAAGGCGCCGAAGCCGCCCGCGGCACGGCAAGCGGCATGGCTGCGGTCGCGGCCTCGCTCCTATGCCAACTCAAGGCGGGCGACCACGTCGTGGCCAGCCGGGCGCTGTTCGGCAGCTGCCTCTATATCGTCGAGGATCTGCTGCCGCGCTACGGCATCACCTCGACCCTCGTGGACGGCGGCAACCTCGGCGGCTGGGAGGCGGCCGTCACGCCGAACACAAAGGCCTTCTTCTTCGAGACGCCGACCAATCCGGTTCTGGATCTGGTCGACATCGGGGCTGTGGCCAAGATCGCCAAAGGCTGCGGCGCGCTCACTATTGTCGACAATGTGTTCGCGACGCCGCTCGGCCAGAAGCCCCTGGCGCTCGGCGCCGATATCGTCGTCTACTCGGCGACGAAGCACATCGACGGCCAAGGACGGTGCCTCGGCGGCGTGGTCTTGGGCCCCCAGGAATTCATCGACGAGACCTTGCACACGTTCCTGAAGCACACCGGCCCTTCGCTGAGCCCGTTCAACGCGTGGGTCCTGCTCAAGGGGCTGGAGACTTTGCCCTTGCGCGTGGCGCGTCATTGCGAGTCCGCGGCCCGCATCGCTGACTTTCTCGCGGACAACCCTGCTGTCACACGGGTCCACTATCCGGGCCGCGCGGATCATCCGCAGCACGACATCGCCAAGAAGCAGATGGCGTTCGGCGGGCCGCTCGTCGCCCTCGAGGTCGGATCGCGAAAGGAAGACGCTTTCGCCGTTCTGAACGCGCTCGAGATCGTCAGGATCAGCAACAATCTCGGCGACGCCAAGAGCCTGGCCACGCATCCGGCCACCACCACGCATCAGCGCCTCAGCCCCGAGGCCCGCGCGGAACTCGGCATCTTCGACAACACGATCCGGATTTCCATCGGGCTCGAGGACGCCGGCGACCTCGAAGCCGATCTCGAGCAAGCCCTCGCAACATTGACATAG
- a CDS encoding LuxR family transcriptional regulator, which translates to METSASPYAHRPLDFVEKIEGLKDYDAICAAISEELAWYGFTCVTSFIMPGPGEPFKKGVHLNTRPQDYVDHYEEKNYILRDPVVTELRDSVRPFSWSDVVERRDLSRADKRIIEEAREFDVNDGLIIPIVTLSGGLSVFSPCGRNPDLSQEARRAVELISLYSHQALKRVLLEQVRGSEAHTPLTPREKEVMRWIAAGKSDQEIAGILSISPATVTVHVERAKRKLDAFRRTFAVVKAIRFGEITL; encoded by the coding sequence TTGGAGACGTCCGCTTCGCCATACGCCCATCGGCCGCTCGACTTTGTCGAGAAGATCGAGGGCCTAAAAGACTATGACGCCATTTGTGCTGCGATCTCCGAGGAGCTGGCCTGGTACGGCTTCACGTGCGTCACCAGCTTCATCATGCCCGGACCTGGTGAGCCCTTTAAGAAGGGCGTGCATCTCAATACCCGGCCCCAGGACTACGTCGATCACTACGAAGAAAAGAACTACATCCTGCGCGACCCCGTGGTCACGGAGTTGCGCGATTCGGTGCGGCCGTTCTCATGGAGCGATGTGGTGGAGCGCCGGGACCTGAGCCGGGCAGACAAGCGGATTATCGAGGAGGCGCGGGAGTTCGACGTCAATGACGGGCTGATCATCCCGATCGTGACCCTGTCCGGCGGGCTGTCCGTGTTCAGCCCGTGCGGCCGGAACCCGGATCTCTCCCAAGAAGCACGCCGCGCCGTTGAACTGATATCGCTGTACAGCCATCAAGCGCTCAAGCGTGTCCTTCTGGAGCAGGTTCGCGGCAGCGAAGCGCATACGCCGCTGACGCCCCGCGAGAAGGAGGTGATGCGCTGGATCGCCGCCGGGAAATCCGACCAGGAAATCGCCGGCATTCTGTCTATCTCGCCAGCCACCGTGACCGTGCATGTGGAGCGCGCCAAGCGCAAACTCGATGCATTCCGGCGCACTTTCGCCGTCGTAAAAGCCATCCGCTTTGGCGAAATCACGCTGTAA
- a CDS encoding radical SAM protein yields the protein MTDATLVTPTQKFSDPDLTADGKRRARVPLAQLRTLWINTGTLCNIACRNCYIESSPTNDAFVYISRAEAAAFLDEIENDGWPVREIGFTGGEPFMNPDMLGMLEDALDRHFSALVLTNAMQPMMRRHVRDGLLALREAHGDRLTLRVSLDHYTAALHDEERGAGTFDKTLEGIDWLAAEGFSIALAGRTCWGESERAARAGYAALIAARSWPIPAERPDALVLFPEMDAQEDVPEITEGCWDILNLSPSKMMCASSRMVAKRRGDTVPVVLPCTLLTDVPRFGMGATLAQAAAADGGLFDQGTVKLCHPHCARFCVLGGASCSAGPVG from the coding sequence ATGACTGACGCTACTCTCGTTACGCCGACACAAAAGTTCTCCGATCCGGACCTGACCGCCGACGGCAAACGCCGCGCCCGTGTCCCGCTCGCGCAGCTGCGTACGCTGTGGATCAATACGGGCACGCTTTGCAACATCGCCTGCCGCAACTGCTACATCGAATCGAGTCCGACGAACGACGCCTTCGTCTATATCAGCCGGGCGGAAGCAGCCGCGTTCCTCGACGAGATCGAGAACGACGGCTGGCCGGTGAGGGAGATCGGGTTCACGGGCGGTGAGCCTTTCATGAACCCCGACATGCTCGGGATGCTCGAGGACGCGCTCGATCGGCATTTCTCCGCCCTCGTCCTAACGAACGCCATGCAGCCGATGATGCGGCGGCATGTGCGCGACGGGCTGCTCGCGCTCCGGGAGGCGCACGGCGACCGGCTGACTCTACGCGTAAGTCTCGATCACTACACGGCTGCGCTGCACGACGAAGAGCGCGGCGCCGGCACATTCGACAAGACACTGGAAGGGATCGACTGGCTCGCGGCGGAGGGCTTTTCGATCGCGCTCGCCGGGCGGACATGCTGGGGCGAATCAGAACGAGCCGCGCGGGCCGGTTATGCCGCGCTGATCGCAGCCCGCTCGTGGCCCATTCCTGCTGAACGGCCGGATGCGCTTGTGCTGTTTCCCGAAATGGATGCGCAAGAAGATGTGCCTGAGATCACCGAGGGGTGCTGGGACATCTTGAATCTTTCGCCCAGCAAAATGATGTGCGCGTCGAGCCGCATGGTTGCGAAGAGGCGGGGCGACACAGTCCCTGTCGTACTGCCCTGCACTCTGCTCACGGACGTTCCACGTTTTGGTATGGGCGCCACGCTGGCGCAGGCGGCCGCGGCCGATGGTGGCTTATTTGATCAGGGTACGGTCAAACTTTGCCACCCGCACTGTGCGCGGTTTTGCGTGCTGGGCGGGGCATCATGCTCAGCAGGGCCGGTTGGATAG
- a CDS encoding acyl-homoserine-lactone synthase → MVQVIEGKDRARHANLFETIFRARYETFVVNRCWSLPARNGLEIDQYDTEQAVYFVDIDETGHLQGAVRLTPTTVASLTADYYPHLSDGGTALRDPFVYEGTRYIASPREKTAESNRVVKARILGAMTEWAWSFGIRHIQTVIDAPLLRSFKKVNSQTFALGSAHPYGGGKGVPGGGTCMAIRLPVTERAITEIRSYGALDSSPAPEPFAYPNTAPQFRDVA, encoded by the coding sequence ATGGTCCAGGTCATTGAGGGTAAGGACAGGGCGCGCCACGCTAATCTGTTCGAGACGATTTTCCGCGCACGGTACGAGACATTCGTCGTCAATCGCTGCTGGTCTCTGCCCGCCCGAAATGGGCTTGAGATCGATCAGTACGACACCGAGCAAGCTGTTTACTTCGTCGACATCGACGAGACCGGGCATTTGCAGGGGGCTGTACGCCTGACGCCCACGACCGTCGCGTCGCTCACCGCCGACTACTATCCGCACCTGTCCGATGGCGGCACCGCCTTGCGCGATCCATTCGTGTATGAGGGGACCCGCTACATCGCATCGCCGCGGGAGAAGACGGCCGAGAGCAACCGGGTCGTGAAGGCCCGCATCCTCGGCGCCATGACCGAGTGGGCTTGGAGCTTCGGCATCCGGCATATCCAGACGGTCATCGATGCGCCGCTCCTAAGAAGCTTCAAAAAGGTCAATTCGCAGACCTTCGCACTCGGGTCCGCGCACCCTTACGGCGGCGGCAAGGGAGTGCCCGGCGGCGGCACCTGCATGGCCATCCGGCTTCCCGTGACCGAGCGCGCCATTACCGAGATTCGAAGCTACGGCGCGCTGGACTCATCGCCGGCGCCGGAACCCTTCGCTTATCCGAATACTGCTCCGCAGTTCAGAGACGTTGCCTAG